In Cryptomeria japonica chromosome 5, Sugi_1.0, whole genome shotgun sequence, the genomic window AAACATCTATATGTACTACCTTAAAAAATGTTTCTTTTTCTTTAATTTGACCTTTTACAAAATTCATTCCTATGTAGTTTACGCAATGCATAATCACCACAAGTAATGTGTTCATTCTTGAATACTGGAAGACCTTGCATCATCTCTTTTTCTTCATAGAGAGATTAGATCCTTATGATTTAAATGACCATGTCTCTTATGGAAGAGCTCTTCAGCTACTACACTATATATAAGGTATATGTTTGATGACTATCTACCTTAACATCAATTTTATACTGCATCATTCAAGCAAATGAATATTGCAAATGTAGGCTTTGTATTACTttcatatgctttgttttcattcgAGTTAAATAACCCTTCTGAGGAGTAGTATAACCCTTCTTAATGTTTTCCCATATTTCAAACAACATAATTGCTAAATGATATTCCATTATTTCTCTCCAATAAGCATAGCTTGTGCCATAAAACTTGGGAGCTTTGAAGGTGTAATCCTATGCCATCCTAGATCTTGCTCAAATAGTTAATCTTCTCAAGAGAAACCTTTCTCTAATATTAGTCattgaacacaccataggactaagacgaggggtgaatcagtctaaacCTCAAACTACTTAATTTATGAtctttaaaattcaaattgcaattatatAATAATAGCAGtagaaaatattgaaataacaaaGCACAACAgatacatgaacaccaaatttacatggaataCCCTAAgcaggaaaaaaccatggtgagaatcacacaccatatatttattacaatgttCCCTACAGAACCCACTACTCGTGAGAGGACTTGCCTAACTAAAGTGTACAACCTTAGgtcaagatacaaatgacttgcatGCAACTGAAACACACAATCTCAAGGCAAGATAGAGAAAGTTGCCTTGAGAGATTTATTGTCCTTCAAGAAAGAAAGGAATAGCTGAATTGAAAgaaacaagatctcttgatcatgaaattgtccttgaatcaCTATTTAAAGCAACTAAGATCATGTCAAACACATTTGACTTCGAACACTATAATAAAACACTTTCATATAGAATATATCACCATCAAAGTTCTTTACAATTGATTTTCGCACAAACTCCAACATCAAATATACTTGTAAACCATTAATATTTGTTTCTTTCAATTCATACCCCTCTCAGACCTTCAATCATATATCCACACTCCTTTTCatacaagattaatcattaaaatCCTTGACTAGGTCAGTCACAAatagaataaacaatattacataaatttggccacctAAACCTAAAATATTCATTCTGGTCCACACACAGTAACACAACCTCCAAAGCTAGCATCAAAagaaatgtgtagataaacattATAGTACATTAACTAGTTAGCCCAAAAACAAACGTTTGGTGCAAATTGCACAATGTGGATATCAACATGCCTTGTGAGACCTAAGATACTAAAAAAAATCATCTTGAAAAGAAAACCCAATCAAAAGAATGTTATCCAAGTACGTTACATCACCACAATCAATCGAAAACTAGACTAGCTGACAACACGAAAATCAGAACATCATAATTCCACTTTCTAGTCAAAATGTAACTTGAAAGTTGAATATGAATACTACACAAACCAcataaacatgtcctccaaaaaGTAACACTTGAATCCACATTTTGAAAGCCACCAATCATTCTCTAAAGTTGTTATAATAGATAGCATTAGTATTAGAGACAACAACAACCAATTCTATCACCTAAGGAATAGAGGACTTTCAAATCTTATAGTGCAATGCACACAAAAtataaacattatatctagaaccaTAGCTAATACTCTTTCAATATCGGGGGAATACAAGACATTCTTCAATGGAAAGATTAAAAACTCTTTCCTTCATAAATACTATTTcttacatattgaaacttccactacaccatcctTCTAGAAACACCTTAACACCTTCACCAAACCATTtgcaacacatagtgacatcaatgacaacacaacacgaCAACTTAAGTTTCCAACACACACTAGTTTGTAATTCTTCTCATATAATTACCCAACACACAAATAAGTTATACTTTAATTCTAGAGTAAAAATGATATAATGTACAATTTTCATACCTTCTTTTGTATATACTACCATTACTCCTTTTGTAGAAACCGCTAATACTTTTTCATGACccatttttattttgtatttgaaattttCATCCATTGCAGAAGGAAAGCGTACCATTTTTTGACATGTGGTTATAACACCTCGAATATAAATAAAAAACATCTCTAATTTTATTTTTAGCTTTtccataatataaaaaaaaaattgtttggagAAGACCCACCAACCCAATGTGCATTATTAACATTTTTTCTAGTATTACCTACTTTTAATTTATATTGCCTTTCAAAGTGACTATACATGTTATAATGATAACATTGGATATTTATCCTATCAAATAAACCTCTACTTCTTCCTCATGAAacatctcttctttctttctctatttcctctaattttgttttgattttgaccTTTATCTTGGCCTTCGTTGGTTTTGGAGCTTCTATTGACATCTTCATTTTTTGTAATTtgtaattttgagaaaaaaaattctaATCACTTTTTTGCAAATGAATCTCTTATTCTTTCGATATGGCACGTAGGAGATCCAACTAAATTATCACACGGAAGGATACTCAAATATTTTCTTTCTTGAATGACTATAACAACATAATTCCATCTAGGTGTTATAGATCTCAACACATTTTTAATCACTTCCTTGTTCAAAATTTCTCCAAGAATATCCATTttataaacaacatcatttactCTTACATGGCGATAGCTCACGATCTCTactttttggattttcaaattctcaatttttttctttaatgtCTATAGCTTAACAACTTTGACTTGATTATTACCTTTGTAAGCTTCTTGTCGAGTATTATAGGCATCTTGGATTGAATTTGCACCTCCAATTCTAATAAACAAGCTCTTATCAGGATTTGAATATGAAATAAAGCTCAATCATTCTTCTTTTTAATAGCTTCCTTCTTAGCTACTTGTATCATTAGCCGCAAGAGTTTTACAATCAATTGGCTTTTCATAACCAATTTCTACAATCTcctctaaatatattttttaatcaaaaattCAATATCTTGATGCAACAATAATCATGATCAATTCTTTTAAATTCTAGAATAGATAGGATGTTATAATTTGATATAGTTATCTTGGTGTTTGATATAACAAAAAACATACTATGatacaaattaagtttttaattccTTAACAAGTTCATAATTGAAGAAATAATATTAGAATCCACTTATAGTATAAGCATAAACAAATTAATTACCATTTAGTCTGTTTAGAAAAATGATCATCTATATTATTTCTCAAAGAACTAAGTTACTAAATAGTTTCAATAAACTGTATTAAATAAGTATATAGATAATCATCTCTTATATTGTCCAaaaaaaaagatcatttaaaaatctttaaaaaatgaaaaattataatcTATTATAAGtttctaaaattttgaaataaatttaaaatttattcctAAAATTCTTGTTTGCTTGACATATCTTATTTATCTTCAATTGTATGCTCGAAATCATTATCTAATATCCAATATTTTTTTCATCAAATTCTCTTGATTGTGGCCTCATTTCTTCTCATATTAGACTAATATATTTAGTAAGGTAAGTCAGGAATCTTCATAAAATTAAATACGATTTAGACATGATCCCAAATTCATCCGTTTTGTTATTCACTCAACAAAAATTAATTCTATAATAAAATCCTTTAAAATATACAACTTTCCTAATAAACCAATAACAATAGAATTAATTTTCACTTTTAACTCTAAAATAAACTTTTAAAAAAATGGTCAATTGCTCACATTTGATCTGGTGCTCCTGTAGCCAGGGACAATTGTAAGACAATTGGTTTAATCATTTGAAGGACGGGTCGAGAAAAAAGAGTGGTTGACAAGTAAGGGGAATCGGAAACTCTTTGATGAAAGCCCTGTAGGAACACATCATGTGGTGGAGTCGTTTTGAGTCAAAACTCTGCATGTTACAGAACAGACAATGACTGACCATGAAATATTCGATAATTTTACAAGTGAACCCACACCTATGGACATTGTATACGATTATAAGAAAGCTCTGGGCCATTTTGGTTTTTTTAAACCAAATCCTCCTATTATTGCAATCATATTACTTCACCTTTCTTGGGTGGTTGTATTATAATCATATTATCTTCACCATTTTTGGGTGGGTTCTTAGTTTTGGTTCCTATAAATATAGTCAGATATCTTTATCTTAGccaacaaaaaaaaattccttaaatCGTCATCAGGGTTAGTTTTATTATTTAATCATTAATGAACACACCAGAGTGGCTGAAAATCTAACAACCATTAAGGAACACACCGGGTGTGGCTGTTTCTTTCCAATCAACCTTTGTATTTATAGAAGACATTGATTGAGAATGAAATGATCGATATATTTGCAAGAGACCCTACACCTGACCAAGGCAACACATGGCCCTGCTACCTTGATTTTATTTCAAAATGCAAGCACCATGTATAAAATATGTATGGACACCGAGTACAACTTTAATTATTTCACGGACTTTTCTATTCTACTAATCATgatcctattattattattataatcatGTTTTCCTTAACCTTTGTTAGGTGGGTTCTCAGTTTTGATTGCCATATATATAGGCATGCTGTTTAGCCATCAAAGcattttcttaaaaaaattctCAATATTATCTGGTTTTTGAGCCTTATCTTGTAAGTCAAATTCTCTTGCTTTCTTTCACCATTCTGCAATGGCAAGGAGAAAGGGAAATCCCCAAGTCCTGATTGTGAAATACATAAGCACATGCCTCTTCAGATTTGCCAATTCTCGCAAGGCAGTTGGGCATGTTCTCTCTTCAAAGAGCACAAGGTATTTCAGCTTCGGAGATGAGTTCATGGGCAGATCATGCGGTGTCCTCCCCACCCGTATTCGAAAAGGTCACTGTGCAGTGTATGTTGGTAGTAAACGATCTAGGTTTATAATCCCCACCGAGTGTTTGAATCATTCTCTGTTCAAGGAATTCCTAGATAAGGCGGAGGAAGAGTATGGCTTTCATGATCAGATGGGACTCAGTATTCCTTGTGAGGAAGTTGCTTTTCAGCATCTGACGTCCATGCTAGAGAAAAATGACCTGAGATTTAGGAACATGGAGCTGAATAAGCTAATTGATTTCTACTCCTCGAGGGAGTGAGATACTGGCATTGCAGAGTGTAAGCCTCCTCTGATTTTGGTGCCATATCCTGTTGGCATGTAATTTCTCCTCCGTAAACACTCAGTCTCTAGTGTTAAAGTTTCGGTTACTTTCCGTCAATCATGCATGTGCAGATCCTCCATGCAAGGAGATGCTTCGATCAATTATAGGGAACATGCAGTTCCACGATTAAACTACAGTTTGCCGCATTCAGCCTTCGGTTACACCTCCAGTTCAACATGCATCTACAATCAGCTCATTTGCCACCGTTACCACCGTTAAACTCTAGTTTAGTTGTTAGTTACATGCATAGATTATTAAATTGTTAGCATTGTATTGGTTACTCCATTTACTAAATTAAAGGGATGTGATCTCCTCCACGCGTGTAATAAGTCACAGTTCTATTTCAATTATCTGGCTTTGCTATTACAGTGAAATCCTCTATAAAAGAGAGGAGTTGTATTCATTTTGTGAATCAATCGATAAAAGTTAAATTATTCTCTACTTAGCAGAATATTGTGttgtttcttttcttttagttctttCATATCCGTGGACTTTTGCTTCCGCCCATTTTGCTAATTGTTTGCTGAGAAGAAAAAAGAGTCTTGATATGGGACCAAAGCCATGCAGCACACAGAATTATTTTGTCAATGCCCAATTGATCAGCCTACCTTCCTGGCATTGTGCACATCTGTATatttttataaacaatattaaaatCGATAGCTTATTCTCTTTTTAGTGTCTCGCAAGATGCAATTACATTTGTAAAAGTGTTCTTTTTCTGCCATTTTTGTCAAGGTGAAATTCATTTTTCTATTAAATATGTTTCTTGAGTACTGTTGTTATTGTTTctattatttatcaaatttagtgtattgttcttttttttgtgaaatcatgtttttgtttaAGATAAATAGGTTTTGATGGAGTCCTGAAATTCATACAATCAGTGAGCTGCCTGTGAAAAATGGATTAGACTACATAGTAGCGAAACACAGGTTTTAGAAAGGATCTGAATAACAGAAAAACAGAGCagtcacaaacaaacaaacaccaGCCAACCATCAGAATTTAAACATTACAAACCAGAATTGTCACAACAGAAAGTCAAACACTAGACCTCAAAAAACAGAGAACGAGGATTTTTCAGACACCCTCAACCAACAAAAAGAATTTTCCCATGCTCCCATAACCTCAAAGAACATCGTTTGTGAAAACATGTTGATGACGCTTAGGCATATTATAAACTGCTAACTTGCATATGTTTTGAAAATGTAGATGGTAGCTGTTAACTGGAACTCTTTCCACCGGTGTACAGCAGAAAGTTTGCAATCCCCACAAAATCCAAACTCTGCTCTATGCTTGTTGAAATCAGTAGTCGATCCAAATTAAatcatatgtcaaattcactcttTCACTGATTCAACTTTGAAAGTATTTTTAGGCATAAGACACGAGCAAACCAAAAAATACATTGACTACCTCAGTCACgcaataattttgaaaaaaaaatcacggTTTGATCAATATATACTGGACATTACAATCACCTATTCTTCTcttgtcaatttatttattttaattttctagaAGCTGGTAGATAGTCTATTGCTCCGGGATGGGAATATCTGGATTTTTTTCAACTTAAATTAAAGAGGATGGaggcaaataaaaaaaaaaattaaattaaaagttaAAGAAGATTGaggatttttatatttatttttttcttttctagttTATTATTCTGATGATGGATTATAAAAGTATGACTTGCAAGGTTGATAGAAAAATGTTCACACAGTCAAatctaattttttttgaattcaatttgcatattatcaaatttattcaaaatataattttagGCTTAGTTGTTATGATATAAAGATCTATATTTAATAACATTAAGATTAATTATATTAAGTAATGTATTGAATAAATCAAAAATAAGAATTTCAATATTACCAAATTCATCCAAAGAGTGATCGTAAGtacattatttttattattgaacAACTACATTAAAAAAAACTTTATCTTCTATTAAATTCTTATAAATATATTTCATCAATAAACAGGTTATCATGAACTTAATTTTCACTTGTTAGCTCTTAAAACTTCTTAAAAAGAAAAGCAACTGATAAATGACACATTTGATCTTATGCTTCTGTAGGTAGGGTCAATTGTAAGACAATTGTTTTAATCATTTACAAGACATGTCCAGAAAAAAGAGTGGTTGACAAGTAAAGAGATTCCGAAACTCTTTGATGAAAGCCCTGAAGGAACATATCATGTGGTGCAGTCGTTTTCAGTCAAAACTCTGCATGTTATAGAAAAGACAATGACAGAGCCTGAAATATTCGATTATTTACAAGTGATCCCATACCTATGTACATTGCCTGCTACCACTTAAAGCACTGTGTATACAATTACATGAACACTCAGGGTGATTTTTGTTATTTAACCAAATCATCCTATTATTGAGACAGAATTTCTTCACCTCTGTTGGGTTGTTTTATTCTAATTATGTTTTCTTTAACTTTGTGGGGTGGGTTATTAGTTTTTGGTTCCTATTTATGGACATTAATTCTTCATCTTAGCCAAAAATAATTCACCTTTAGCCAGGGAAGACTCTGGATTTGTCAGAAGATGGTAGTCACTGTTCCCAGTGAGGAATTTGCTTTCCAGCATCTGTCATCCATGTCAGAGAGGAAGGACCCGGGACTCCAAAATATTGAGCTTAATAAACTAATTGATTTCAATATCTCGGGACTCTATTCTGCAATTATTAATCAAATCTCATGGTGCACATTGAAGCAAAGTCAGAAGGTTGATAAGGGACCAGACCAAACCATATTGTATACGGTTTTAGGTCGATGTCTTATAGAGATCCTCTGATTTGTTTTGTATTATCACTAGCACTTGCACCTTGATGGGGTGCAATGTGTCTGTTTATAATGAAATTTAGATACTAGTTTGGTTGATGAAAATTTCGCATTAAGTTTTTCATTTGGATTTGTTCTAATTGGTAAATAAAGATTGGAAGTAGAACATTTCAATGATCAAGGGGAAATGTATGATTCCAGAGTGATGTTTTTCAAACTGTTTAGTGGGGAAAATGATTTGATTGTTTCTTATTCGATTGGGTAGACAAACAAGTTGTATTCTCTTGAGTTGACATTTAAGATGGCGGTGATAAAAATATAGAGAAACCCAAAATACGAGTAAGATGGAGATGGTGCAGAGAGTAATGAAGACTTTCTAAATGCCAAACTTTTGCACTCTAAGGTATgacaaatccaatttaaaattctttgaaacaataaaaagaatatgataaataaaagaattttttttaatcatAATATTACATTCTATATACACAATATATTGATTTTTTGCTGTGTTCTTTTCTTAGAATTTACTAACATGTGATAATTTGACTAATACAATCTTTTTGAGTTTATGTTACTATTTGATTAATGTCCTACAAATATTTCTGACAAAGAATGTTACTATCTTCCATCGACACCACAATGATTTTCTCTCACCTATGAAAAGGAAAAACTTGGATCATTAATAATAATTATAGATTTCGAGTATTCCATTTTCTTAAGAATAAACATTATTctcttttctaattaaaaataaaaGTGTGTTTAAATGGAGCTTTGACCAATTTCAGTGTGATGTTTCATTCATTGTCTGGTCAATAGTGTTGTGACTTAGAAAAAatgtttgaaaaaaatatttaagatTAAAATATTAGTTAAGATATCTTTAAAAAATTACAaatgttttta contains:
- the LOC131032768 gene encoding uncharacterized protein LOC131032768 is translated as MARRKGNPQVLIVKYISTCLFRFANSRKAVGHVLSSKSTRYFSFGDEFMGRSCGVLPTRIRKGHCAVYVGSKRSRFIIPTECLNHSLFKEFLDKAEEEYGFHDQMGLSIPCEEVAFQHLTSMLEKNDLRFRNMELNKLIDFYSSRE